The following are from one region of the Lineus longissimus chromosome 19, tnLinLong1.2, whole genome shotgun sequence genome:
- the LOC135503019 gene encoding proteasome inhibitor PI31 subunit-like: MADSAVSSGIRGLETLFATCQHVLKSQNDALICFFHSFLISKGLKCVGHGEDGPNVKKTELLPDGWNNCQDVYILRYEAEDCGKYVLKVVKMDNALLVHLLRAKDEHMTSLNVKASDYTTGDYASYESAFKNSSDLEKKLKTEIWAEMVTPQGQSSSRAQGNRSRPEGRSDDPLRAGPVRGGNPMPPDWVEQGDPFSVGRGDLDPFGGHPGGMLVDPMRQGRHPGMGFDPSAGLPGSGRLPRGAVPPGARFDPFGPPGLGRGGPGRPGPDPDHMRPPDYDDMFM, translated from the exons ATGGCGGATTCTGCCGTGTCTTCGGGAATTCGGGGGTTAGAAACCCTTTTTGCAACGTGTCAGCACGTATTAAAGTCTCAAAATGATGCGCTGATATGTTTCTTTCATTCGTTTCTTATATCTAAAGGCCTGAAATGTGTGGGACATGGCGAAGAT GGCCCGAATGTTAAGAAAACAGAATTGCTCCCTGATGGTTGGAACAACTGCCAAGATGTGTATATTTTGAGATACGAAGCTGAAGACTGTGGGAAGTATGTCCTGAAGGTTGTGAAAATGGACAATGCCCTCTTGGTTCATTTGCTG CGTGCAAAAGATGAACATATGACAAGTTTGAATGTAAAGGCTAGCGATTATACCACTGGCGATTATGCTTCTTACGAAAG TGCCTTCAAAAACTCcagcgaccttgaaaagaaacTCAAAACAGAAATATGGGCAGAAATGGTGACACCCCAAGGTCAATCGAGTTCAAGGGCACAAGGGAATAGGTCAAGGCCAGAGGGAAGGTCAGATGACCCTTTGCGGGCTGGACCAGTAAGGGGAGGAAATCCTATGCCTCCTGATTG GGTTGAACAAGGTGATCCATTCTCAGTTGGTAGAGGCGACCTCGACCCCTTTGGAGGTCATCCCGGGGGCATGTTGGTGGACCCCATGCGGCAGGGCAGACATCCTGGGATGGGCTTTGATCCCAGCGCTGGCTTACCAGGAAGTGGAAGACTACCGAG GGGAGCTGTTCCACCAGGTGCTCGATTTGATCCGTTTGGGCCACCTGGCCTCGGCCGTGGGGGTCCTGGTCGCCCTGG GCCTGACCCGGACCATATGAGGCCACCAGACTATGATGATATGTTTATGTGA